The Hyalangium minutum genomic interval GACACCGGCTCGAGGGAGAGCACAGGCGCTTCCGCGGATACCGGCTCGGCCGTCAGCACAGGCACTTCCGCGGACACCGGCTCGGCCGTCAGCACAGGCACTTCCGCGGACACCGGCTCGGCCGTCAGCACAGGCACTTCCGCGGACACCGGCTCGGGGGAGAGCACGGGGGCTTCCGCGGACATCGGCTCAGCCGTGAGCACGGGCAGTTCCGCTGACACTGGCTCGGCGGTGAGCACAGGCACTTCTGCGGACACCGGCTCAGCCATCAGCAGCGGCGCTTCCTCGGACGCTGGCTCGGCGGTGAGCACGGGCAGTTCCGCCGACACCGGCTCGGCGGTGAGCACAGGCACTTCCGCAGACACCGGCTCGGCCGTCAGCACCGGCGCTTCCGCAGACACCTCTTCGTCCAGCGAGACGGGCAGCTCTTCGGCAACCTCTTCGATCGGCTCGAGGGCCTCGGCCTCTGCGTCGGCCACTTGCGAGGGCTTCTCGGACTGAGGCCCTGCCTCCTGGGCCGCAGCCTTCTCCACCGCCTCCTCGGACTTCAGCGGAGACATGTCCCAGTCATCGGGAACAGGAGGCACTGTGGTGGCCTTCTCTTCGATCTTGCCGAGCTCCGGCTCGGGCTCGAAGACGTCCTCAACGTCGACGGGCTCGCTCTCCTCGGAGGGAGCCAGTTCCTCCAGCGAGGCGGCTTCATCGACCGCGATCTCCACGGCAGCCGAGGCGTCCGCCTGCTCCGCGTCGTGGGCTCCCGCCTTCGCCGCCCCAGGAGCGCCAGCTTGCGCGGAAGCACCCGAGACTGCGGGAATCATGGAGGGAGCCTGCGCACCGGGCCGCTGCGCGGATGTGCCGGCAGGAGTCATACCGGGAGGAACCGCGACCGCAGCCTGCTGCCCCGGGAGCCCCGCGATGGAAGGCAGCGTGGGGGGACGCGCACTGGCGGACGGCGCGCTGGGGACCGGAATCGGAGGACGCGTGCCCATCGCCACGGGCGGCACTTCAGGCAGGGACGGCACGGGAGGCGCCGGAGGAACCGGCGGGGAGGCCATGGCGGGCGGTGCCCCGACGGCAGGAATGGCCGAGCTGCTGGGGCGCTCACTGCGCGCAACGGCCGCTACAGGCGGTACCCCAACGGCGGCCCCCCCCGCGCTGCTGGGGCGCTCGCTGCGAGCAGCGGGGGCCACAGCCGGTGCGCCGACGGCGGGCAGAGCCGCGCTGCTGGGGCGCTCATGGCGAGACGCAGACACGGGATGAGGAGCCGCCTGGGGATGCGCCCCCACGGGAGTTCCTGCAGGGGCTGCCACCCCGGGCGACGGTACGGGAACAGGCGGCCGGGTCGCTCCAGGCGGCATCGTCGGCATGGGAGGCCCAGCCACCGACGCAGGGCTGTGCGCGAACGCCGCGACAGGCGGGCTCGTCACGGCTGGAATTCCCGCGGACGTGGGCCGTGCGGAGGGAACCGGCGGGGACGCAGGCGGCAAAGGCACTGCAGGGAGTGTCGGAGGCCGCTGCACCGCGACCTGGGGCGCCCGAGGAATCGCACCGGGGACGGCGCCCTGGGCCGCTCCAGCGGGAGGCGGCTGAGGCGCCAGCGTGTGCGGAGCTCCTGTCGCCTGAGGACGAGGCGCCGCCTGAGCCCCATGGGGTGCCTGCGCGATCGGCGCGGGCGCATGCTGCACCCCCGGAGGCATCGGGACATGCGGCCCCCCTGCCGGGGCGGGATGAGCACCCGGAGGCACAGGGACAGGATGGGCTCCCGGCTGCGCCGGATAGGTCCCCGACGGCGCTGCGGCGTGGGGGATTCCCGACTGCGTGGGATGGACCCCTGGCGCCCCGGCGGCGCGAGGCGCTCCGGCCTGCGCAGGATGAGTTCCCGGAGGAACTGCAGCGGGGTGTGCACCGGTCTGAGGCGGATGAGCCGCCGGTACCGGAGCGTGGGTTCCCGGCTGGGCCGGATGCGTTCCCGATGGCGCTGGAACGGGATGAGCACCCGCCTGCGCCGGATGAACTCCCGACGGCGCTGAGACGGGATGCGCTCCGGCCTGAGCTGGATGCGTTCCCGGCAGAGCCTGGGGCGCTGGCATCTGCGCATGGGGCGCGCCGGGAGGCACTCCCGCCAGCGTCGGCCGGGCCGGCTGAGCACCCGCAGGAGGAGGGGCCTGTGGCGGCCGCGCACCCGGCGGAACAGGAGCGACTGTATGGAACTGCCCAGGCATGGGCACGGCCGTCGGAGGCCGAGGAGCCGCTGCGGCAGGTGGTTGAGGCCCCGCAGCCACGGGCGCCCTCGGAAGCTGCCCGGCGGGGGCAGCGGGCGGAGCCGCGGGGTGCAGCCCCGGGCCTGTTCCCGTCAACGTCGGAGGCCCCGGGCGGGCTCCAGGGGCCTGCGGGTGAGCCGCCATGACGGGAGCGGTGCCTGCGATCGGCATCTGCGCGTGGGCAGGAGGAACAGGAGCCATCGTCGGCGATGACCCCGTCCCCGTACGAGCCCCCATCACGGGAGGAGAACCCGCCCCCGGCACTGCACCCGCCGGAGGCTGCCCCGCAGCTGAGGGATGCGTGCCTGCGGCAGGATGCGCGCCAGAGGGATGCGCCGCCGCAGGATGCGCTGCGGGCTGGGCCGCAGGATGCGCTGCGGGCTGGGCCGCAGGATGCGCTGCGGGCTGGGCCGCAGGATGCGCTGCGGGCTGGGCCGCAGGATGCGCCACTGCCGCCGGATGCGCCGCCGGATGCATCGCGGGCGCCGTGCTCGGAACCATGGGAGCCCCCTGCGGCGTGCCCTGCTGAGGCATCCCCGGTCGCGACGCCGCGCCGGGCTGCGCTGCGGCAGCCAACGGCGTCGGAGCATGCGCGGGGCCAGGAGCACTGGGAGCCGCCTGCGGAGCCCCCGTATTGAGCATGGACGCCCAGGCTGCAGGCGGTAGCCCTGAACGCACGGCCCCCGCTGCCGGAGCCGCCGGGGGAGGAGGCGCTGCGGGCGCACCAGGAGGCCTGGCCTGCATCGGAGCCGGGGGCGCGGCAGGCGCGGCAGGCGCGGCAGGCATGGCGAGGGCTGCAGGCGCGGCACCCAGAGCATCTTGCTCGTCATCCTCCGCGCTCAGGTACTGCCCAGGCGCGAGCCCTCCGAGCGATCCAATGCCCTCAGGCAGCTCGAGCGGCTGAACCCCATTGTCATCGGGCGCAGGCTCGTCGGGGAGCGGCGCGTTGTCACTGTCCCCCGAGTCCTCGCTGAGGAACTGGCCCGGCTCGAGCCCACCGAACATCCCCGCCTTCTGCCCCGCACCGGCCGCGGGAGGCTTGGCAGTCTGCGGACCTCCCGGAGGCCCCGGGGGCGCCGTCATGGGAGCCCCCGCCGCGTTGCGCGCGCCCGCTCCCGACTTCGTCGCCTCGGGATCCAGCTTGATGTACCGCTCGGGCCGGACGATGCCGAGGCGCTTCTCCAGGTAGGCGTAGAGCCGCAGCTCGGGGACGACGCACGGAATGACGCGCAGCCCCGTGGTGAAGGAGATCTCATCCACCGCGTCCATGTCGAAGGGGCTCGCCATCGCCACCTTGATGCGGCGCCCGTCCACCGCGAGCGGGAACACGTAGTGTTTCTCGATCAGCGCCACCGGGATCGTCCCGAGCGTGGCCGACGTCACGGCCTCGAACTCGGCGATGGTCGCCTGCGGATAGCGCATCTGCTCCGCGAGCACCGCGCCCAACGTCTCGATGTCCAGGTACTCCAACTCGACGAGGTTCGTGCCGAGCCGGCCCCCGTAGATCATCTGGGCCTTCAGGGCTTCGTCGAGCTGCCCTGGGTTGATGAGGCCCTTGCGGACCAGAAGCGCACCGAGCTTTTCAGCCATGGAGGCCGATTCTAGACGCTTCAATGACGATGCGCGGCACTCGTTCGCCTTCGCAGCGCTTCGCCCCTGATGCAAAGTTCCAGGTGGCCTGGGACTTCACCGTCTGTCAGAGCGGGCAACGATGACAGTGTGCGCCTGAAAGCGCGCTCAGTAAGCGTTCTTCGACAGGAAGCCGCCCAGGGCGGTGCGCACGAGGATCTTCAGGTCCATCAAGAGCGACCAGTTCTCGATGTAGTACAGGTCGTACTCGATGCGCTTCTGGATGGACGTCTGTCCGCGCAGGCCGTTGATCTGGGCCCAGCCGGTGATGCCGGCCTTCACCTTGTGGCGCAGGTGGTAGCGAGGAATCTGCCGCTTGAACTCCTCGATGAAGACGGGGCGCTCGGGGCGCGGGCCCACGAGGCTCATGTCGCCCACCAGCACATTGAAGAACTGGGGCAGCTCGTCGATGGAGTACTTGCGCAGGAAGGTACCGATGGGCGTGCGGCGGGTATCCTCGGCACTGGCCATCTTCGCGCCCGAGGCCTCGGCGTCGGTGCGCATGGTGCGGAACTTGAGGATGTGGAACGTGCGCCCGTCCATCCCCATGCGCTCCTGCTGATAGAGGATGGGGCCGCGGCTGGTGAGCTTCACCATGAGGGCCGTGACCCACATGATGGGCGCCGTCAGCACGATGGCGACCAGCGAGAAGAGGATGTCGAAGACGCGCTTGCCGACCCGGCTCCAGCCGTCCATGGGATCGCCCTGGAGGCTGATGATGGGCAGGCCGCCGAACTCCTCGAGCCCGCCGTACAGGGTGATGTACTGGTACAGGTCCGGCACCACCTTCACGTCCACGGTGCGCAGCGCCAGCCGCTCCATGAGGTCCTTCACCACGAGCTGCTGCTCGAGCGGCAGGGCGATGATGACCTGATCCACGGGCTGCTCATCCAACACGCGCTCGACGTCCTCGATGCGGCCAATGACCGGAGCGCCGCGCACCTTGCGGCGGGCCTTCTCCAGGTCCTGCGCGAGCACGCCGATCACGCGGAAGCCCAGCTCGCGGTGATCGCGAACGGTCTCCACGACGCGCCGGCCGAGCTCGCCCTCGCCAATGACGAGAATGGTCTTCAGGTTGAAGCCACGGCGGCGCACCTCGGCGAGCGCGATGCGGAGCACCAGGCGGGTGATGGACACGAGCACCAGCGCGTAGCCGAGGAAGAGCGCGAGCGTGAGGCGCGAGTAGCGCTCGCGGGTGAAGTACGTGAGCGCCACGAGGATGAGGGTGGCGGTGATGGAGGCCTTGAAGACGGCGAACAGCTCGCCAATGTGCGTGCGCGAGCGGTTGGTCGTGTAGAGGTGGCCCTGGTGGAAGGTGATGGGGAAGATGAAGAGCGCCATCACCAGCGAGACGAGCGTCTCGTCCAGCGGAGGGATGCCATCCGTGATGGGGATGAGGCCGATGAAGCGCGTGGCGTACGCGAGCCCGAAGGCCACCGCGAGCATGAAGACGTCGGTGGCGATCTTGATGGACGTGTAGAAGCGCTGAAGACGACTGAACACGCCAAGACTCCTGTGGCCTGCCGGAAGGACGGCCCCACCGCTGCAATTCTCGCACCCTTTGGCAGAGAGGTGTTCTCCCCCGGACAGCCTGGGCGCCAGGGCCTCCTAGCACGGAAAGACTCGTAAAACCAAGGGCTTGCCCGGAGCCTGGGGGGGACCCGGTGTAGGCCTGGCGTGGCGGCCCTCTGAAAAACCGGTGGGCCCTCTGGCACGAATGTCAGGGCTGGGTGGAGCCCGAGGAACCAGGCGAGCGGAGCAAGGACTCCACCTCGGCGAGGATGGCGCGGTGGAAGGCCGCCTTGGAGAAGCGGCGGGCCTGGACGCGGGCCTCTTCGGGACGGAAGCCGGTCTCCCAGGCATCGAACTGGCGCACGGCGGCGGCGAGCGCGGTGGGAGTCTGCTCGGAGAAGAAGAGGCCGGTACGCTCGGTGACGGTCTCCAGGACGCCGCCCTTGGCGTAGGCAATCACGGGACGGCCCGTGGCCTGGGACTCCAGGGGCGTGAGGCCAAAGTCCTCCTCGCCGGTGAAGAGGAGCGCACGAGCGTTGCGATAGAGGGCGGGCACTTCGGAGTCCGGCACGTTGCCGAGGAACCGGATGTGGGGCGGCAGCGGCCCGGAGGTGAGGCGTGCGGCGTCCTGGCCGGAGCCGACGACCCAGAGGGGGACATCCAGGGTGCGGAAGGCCTCCAGGGCGATGTCGAGCCGCTTGTAGGGAGCGAAGGCGCCGAGCCACAGGAAGTAGCCGCCCTGGCCGGTGCCCTCGAGGGACGAGGCACAGAAGCGCTCGAGATCCACGGGGGGGTGGACTACGCCCGCATCGCGATCCCAGAAGCGGTGGATCTTCGCGGCGATGTTGCGGCTGTTGGCGATGAAGCGATCGACACCGGCGGAGGAGTCGCGATCCCAGCGCTGGAGCCAAGGGCGCACGGCGCTGGCAGCGAGGCGCACGGGCCGCGAGGCGCGTCCGGGGCCGAAGTAGTCATCGAAGAGATCCCACATGTAGCGCATGGGCGCGTGCACATAGGAGAGGTGCTTGGCGCCGGGCGGCTTGCGGATGCCCTTGGCGACACAGTGGCTGGAGGAGAGGACGAGCTCGTAGCCCTGAAGGTGGAAGGACTCGATGGCGCGCGGGAAGAGCGGGAGGAAGTGGCGGTAGCGGGAGTGGATGCCGGGGATGTGCTGGAGAAACGAGGTGTAGATGCGCC includes:
- a CDS encoding undecaprenyl-phosphate glucose phosphotransferase, which translates into the protein MFSRLQRFYTSIKIATDVFMLAVAFGLAYATRFIGLIPITDGIPPLDETLVSLVMALFIFPITFHQGHLYTTNRSRTHIGELFAVFKASITATLILVALTYFTRERYSRLTLALFLGYALVLVSITRLVLRIALAEVRRRGFNLKTILVIGEGELGRRVVETVRDHRELGFRVIGVLAQDLEKARRKVRGAPVIGRIEDVERVLDEQPVDQVIIALPLEQQLVVKDLMERLALRTVDVKVVPDLYQYITLYGGLEEFGGLPIISLQGDPMDGWSRVGKRVFDILFSLVAIVLTAPIMWVTALMVKLTSRGPILYQQERMGMDGRTFHILKFRTMRTDAEASGAKMASAEDTRRTPIGTFLRKYSIDELPQFFNVLVGDMSLVGPRPERPVFIEEFKRQIPRYHLRHKVKAGITGWAQINGLRGQTSIQKRIEYDLYYIENWSLLMDLKILVRTALGGFLSKNAY
- a CDS encoding glycosyltransferase; its protein translation is MKVALVHDWLVTLRGGERVLEALCELFPDADVYTLIHQPGTMPPAIENRRIYTSFLQHIPGIHSRYRHFLPLFPRAIESFHLQGYELVLSSSHCVAKGIRKPPGAKHLSYVHAPMRYMWDLFDDYFGPGRASRPVRLAASAVRPWLQRWDRDSSAGVDRFIANSRNIAAKIHRFWDRDAGVVHPPVDLERFCASSLEGTGQGGYFLWLGAFAPYKRLDIALEAFRTLDVPLWVVGSGQDAARLTSGPLPPHIRFLGNVPDSEVPALYRNARALLFTGEEDFGLTPLESQATGRPVIAYAKGGVLETVTERTGLFFSEQTPTALAAAVRQFDAWETGFRPEEARVQARRFSKAAFHRAILAEVESLLRSPGSSGSTQP